A genomic window from Pseudomonas alcaligenes includes:
- a CDS encoding ArsR/SmtB family transcription factor, giving the protein MSDSIDLDEIIKALAHPVRREILQWLKEPEKHFADQEHPLELGVCAGKFERCGLSQSSVSAHLATLQRAGLVTCRKVGQWSFFKRNEAVIQAFLRSLDQQL; this is encoded by the coding sequence ATGTCCGACTCCATCGACCTCGACGAAATCATCAAGGCCCTGGCCCACCCGGTGCGCCGCGAGATCCTGCAGTGGCTGAAGGAGCCGGAAAAGCACTTCGCCGACCAGGAACACCCGCTGGAGCTGGGCGTGTGCGCCGGCAAGTTCGAGCGCTGCGGCCTGTCCCAGTCGAGCGTCTCGGCGCACCTGGCGACGCTGCAACGCGCCGGCCTGGTGACCTGTCGCAAGGTCGGCCAATGGAGCTTCTTCAAGCGTAACGAGGCCGTCATCCAGGCCTTCCTGAGAAGCCTCGACCAACAACTCTGA
- a CDS encoding rubredoxin yields MSRYRCPECGYCYDEARGEPHQGYPAGTPWDALPDDFACPDCAIRVKDEFEPLAE; encoded by the coding sequence ATGAGCCGCTACCGTTGTCCAGAATGCGGCTACTGCTACGACGAGGCCCGCGGCGAGCCGCACCAGGGCTACCCGGCCGGCACGCCCTGGGACGCCCTGCCGGACGACTTCGCCTGCCCGGACTGCGCGATCCGGGTGAAGGACGAGTTCGAGCCGCTGGCCGAATGA